One window from the genome of Megalobrama amblycephala isolate DHTTF-2021 linkage group LG4, ASM1881202v1, whole genome shotgun sequence encodes:
- the tet3 gene encoding methylcytosine dioxygenase TET3 isoform X2 has translation MEIGSHDRLKEGVLNHELSNGLSKHAANEENTCDEEVSGVAREQHQHNFHEGAGCISQTPGWVPEQAGKSSNPESQQGAWSGQNASTPVNDVDMEDARTLVAFSATVGSLPPYTNHQTSQTPTAQLYERFHQEMSNGADEARKKGVDGELYPPEDLNTLQAALNKARHGHKPPNCDCDGPDCPDYLEWLEKQIKMVANSQDKGSCKIAGAPPQPHAQHRYSQSQPQQCGSNPLCMQDTNPQPLVNQPSALRPFGRPAPIPCSPSVLSIAKERNVSLQTAIAIEALTQLSATVPQSVVSPGESSPANHHQHLPTSYPQSMPQVVSSSSGPVLASSAMPRSIPPGHYPPEVSSWEQQRPQSQGEAPAPNSSHYASPYPSSKSPFTIIHPSTPNPRPQQWNQGTAGNCERSSPRNPWMTENTESQLRFVNPSQGSSDPVSELKQLLGDTGGKYTNSAFKFPLLHPSLQDGRKGSLAGVPHIKQEVDTKEYLGSGCAVMGQEGMVNGQQPFQGQPFSPTIRHSTQAALQQHLHHKRNLFSNSPTFSPLAPMACQNLRKWWPQSIPESPLTIKQDHKEPKKKKNVQSSPLLKQPVGGLFGPLGTPLPKPKQIVIKKHKQKASQPTFLPQNQITISKPPFISAGYAPSLSQLVPSLPSMEAGLPPSQVAESHPAPAQSQESILNGSSTPISENTHSSSTPVSVLAPSTQKVIACSGPAGPNDSVPTNSITPQTSTTQPIPSLAGLSNLDPKFEELIRQFEEEFGDTISSASAAETPENGPAHPVVTESQPNSGQTRPESPSPTQPVNCPPVPTNESEPMDEGQKDMTERLKEKTPLPSEELCTVKQESEECEVDVKPSVQLPSVAQDAILEQNYPFITPFSPPTKRIKIESSGGVTVLSTTACFSADREGDDLNTPTKDMFPSSPSLKGFLESPLRYLDTPTKSLLDTPGKNSQPDFPICDCVDQILEKDEGPYYNHLGSGPDMASVRKLMEERYGEKGEAIRIERVVYTGREGKSSQGCPIAKWVIRRSSEKEKLLCIVKQRPGHHCANTVIVVVILAWEGVPRALGDKLYRELTETIIKYGNPTSRRCGLNDDRTCACQGKDPDTCGASFSFGCSWSMYFNGCKYARSKNPRKFRLQGDHPKEEDDLRDNFQNLATHVAPIYKRLAPQAYSNQCLNENIASDCRLGLKEGRPFSGVTACMDFCAHAHKDQHNLHNGCTVVCTLTKEDNRTVGTIPEDEQLHVLPLYKISPTDEFGSEENQRLKMQTGAIQVLSNFRREVRKLPEPAKSCRQRRLEAKKAASEKKNRKLQLVETPEKTVKMEMHHVESPHPQQGNKAIPKQEVKPTIKKEPVDHFQPFNGAIHGYPALGNGKTTPDPHSMSSPFSYPGNYARGCIPTNSQPPAQSPINGFHPNLQEIRYGYYNYPPSALFPPELLGYDKGVWPKAGDPSATPFEQKPDVHCLQAKLAQAYPSHPGQSQQQMADASIQGYPHPSEVSQSPVPPSHTPSLSLEQTHRSTPIIKQEPMDVPLYDGRSNGQAQSCPSTPSTTPKPDSWPEHKPNGSIVSKGWDANIRTGPTNSPFTPDKQRLHQQHPHQHEHPQYPQKQQWNSYPCPNTLMSSPAPSPSPSLKGGPSPAPSPHPSTPRQWGSPAPSPQPKAWSPYGPMGYGTGGIRQGNPAGAFPDKMLSQAGGNCGSAPLGLQEKAWKSGGASAAGSTPSPAPEGRLFPDALQRSNGQGCWDSEAETQSERDPDEEEVWSDSEHNFLDPNIGGVAVAPAHGSILIECARRELHATTPLKKPDRSHPSRISLVFYQHKNLNQPSHGLALWESKMKLLAERARQRQQEAALLGLSQEDIKAYGKKRKWAAGSASPSPGQTKDKRDGVMTRMAPTQHTTTIVTVSPYPSTQLTGPYSRFV, from the exons ATGGAAATTGGGTCCCATGACCGCCTGAAAGAAGGCGTGTTAAACCATGAACTGTCTAATGGGCTTAGCAAACATGCAGCAAATGAAGAAAATACTTGTGATGAAGAAGTCAGTGGCGTGGCCAGGGAGCAACACCAGCACAACTTCCATGAGGGGGCTGGATGTATTTCCCAGACACCGGGCTGGGTCCCTGAGCAAGCTGGGAAGTCTTCAAATCCTGAATCTCAACAGGGTGCTTGGAGTGGCCAAAATGCCAGCACACCGGTGAATGATGTGGATATGGAGGATGCACGAACCCTGGTGGCCTTTTCTGCTACTGTTGGCTCACTGCCACCTTACACCAACCATCAAACTTCTCAGACTCCTACAGCTCAGCTGTATGAAAGGTTCCATCAGGAAATGTCTAATGGAGCAGATGAGGCCAGAAAGAAAGGTGTGGATGGTGAGTTGTACCCCCCTGAAGATCTAAACACTCTTCAGGCAGCACTGAACAAGGCCCGTCATGGCCACAAGCCACCTAACTGTGATTGTGATGGCCCAGACTGCCCTGACTACCTGGAGTGGCTGGAGAAGCAAATCAAAATGGTGGCTAACTCCCAGGATAAAGGTTCCTGTAAAATCGCGGGTGCTCCTCCACAGCCACATGCACAGCATCGTTATTCTCAATCCCAACCTCAACAATGTGGAAGTAACCCCTTGTGTATGCAAGACACAAATCCACAGCCACTTGTTAACCAGCCTTCTGCTCTTAGACCCTTTGGCCGACCAGCACCTATTCCCTGCTCACCTAGTGTTCTGTCCATAGCCAAGGAAAGAAATGTTAGCTTGCAAACAGCCATTGCAATTGAGGCTCTGACTCAGTTGTCTGCCACTGTCCCACAATCTGTTGTTTCTCCAGGCGAGTCTTCTCCTGCAAATCACCATCAGCATCTGCCAACCTCCTACCCCCAGAGTATGCCACAAGTGGTCTCTTCATCTTCTGGTCCTGTTTTGGCCTCCTCTGCTATGCCACGATCCATCCCTCCAGGACATTACCCTCCGGAGGTATCATCATGGGAGCAGCAGAGACCTCAGTCTCAGGGTGAGGCCCCTGCACCTAACTCATCTCACTATGCTTCCCCATACCCATCCTCCAAGTCCCCATTTACAATCATACACCCATCAACCCCTAATCCCCGACCCCAGCAGTGGAACCAGGGCACAGCTGGAAACTGCGAGAGAAGCTCCCCTCGGAACCCATGGATGACTGAGAACACAGAGTCCCAGCTTCGTTTTGTAAACCCATCCCAAGGCAGCAGTGACCCAGTATCTGAGCTAAAGCAACTCCTTGGAGACACCGGTGGAAAGTACACCAACTCAGCCTTCAAGTTCCCACTCCTTCACCCCAGCTTGCAGGATGGTCGCAAGGGCAGCCTTGCTGGAGTGCCTCACATTAAACAGGAGGTGGATACAAAGGAGTACCTGGGCTCAGGATGTGCAGTCATGGGCCAGGAGGGTATGGTAAATGGCCAGCAGCCGTTCCAGGGTCAGCCGTTTTCACCCACCATTAGGCACTCAACTCAGGCAGCACTACAGCAGCACCTTCATCATAAGCGTAACCTCTTCTCTAATTCTCCTACCTTTAGTCCATTAGCCCCCATGGCTTGTCAGAACCTTCGTAAATGGTGGCCACAGTCTATTCCAGAGAGTCCTTTAACCATCAAACAGGATCACAAAGaacccaaaaagaaaaaaaatgttcaaagtTCTCCTCTTCTCAAGCAGCCAGTGGGTGGGCTATTTGGTCCACTGGGCACACCTCTTCCAAAACCCAAACAGATTGTTATCAAGAAGCATAAACAGAAAGCTTCCCAACCAACTTTTCTCCCACAGAACCAGATTACAATATCGAAACCTCCCTTCATCTCCGCAGGATATGCACCATCCCTGTCTCAGCTTGTTCCATCTCTACCAAGCATGGAAGCTGGGCTTCCCCCCTCTCAGGTGGCTGAGAGCCACCCAGCTCCAGCTCAATCTCAGGAATCCATTTTAAATGGCAGTAGTACACCCATCTCTGAAAACACTCATTCTTCTTCTACCCCTGTGTCAGTCCTAGCACCATCCACCCAGAAGGTGATAGCTTGCTCAGGCCCAGCTGGGCCAAATGACAGTGTCCCAACAAACAGTATCACCCCTCAAACCTCTACAACACAGCCAATTCCTTCTCTGGCTGGCCTCAGTAACCTAGATCCTAAATTTGAAGAGCTGATTCGCCAGTTTGAGGAGGAGTTTGGGGACACCATTTCCTCAGCTTCTGCAGCAGAGACCCCAGAGAATGGCCCTGCTCATCCAGTGGTGACCGAGTCACAACCAAACTCAGGACAAACCAGACCCGAGTCACCATCCCCAACGCAGCCAGTTAACTGCCCTCCTGTTCCCACAAATGAGTCTGAGCCTATGGATGAAGGTCAAAAGGACATGACTGAAAGACTGAAGGAAAAAACACCATTGCCATCTGAGGAGCTCTGTACTGTCAAACAGGAAAGTGAGGAATGTGAGGTGGACGTGAAACCTTCTGTGCAGCTCCCATCTGTAGCTCAGGATGCAATTCTGGAGCAAAATTACCCCTTCATTACACCTTTCTCCCCTCCAACTAAACGTATAAAGATTGAGTCATCTGGTGGCGTGACTGTGCTCTCCACAACTGCATGTTTCTCTGCAGACAGAGAGGGGGATGATTTGAATACTCCCACCAAGGATATGTTTCCCTCCTCTCCTTCACTTAAAGGTTTTCTTGAGTCACCATTGCGCTACCTGGACACTCCCACCAAGAGCCTACTGGATACACCAGGGAAAAATTCCCAACCTGATTTTCCCATCTGTGACTGCGTAG ACCAAATCCTAGAAAAGGACGAGGGCCCATATTACAACCACTTGGGGTCTGGGCCAGACATGGCTTCAGTCAGAAAACTGATGGAAGAGAG GTATGGAGAGAAGGGTGAAGCCATTCGTATTGAGAGGGTGGTTTACACAGGGCGAGAAGGAAAGAGCTCTCAGGGATGTCCTATCGCTAAGTGG GTGATTCGTCGCAGCAGTGAGAAGGAGAAATTGTTATGCATTGTGAAGCAACGGCCTGGGCACCACTGTGCCAATactgttattgttgttgtcatCTTGGCCTGGGAAGGCGTTCCCCGTGCTCTGGGAGATAAACTATACAGAGAACTCACAGAAACCATCATCAAATATGGCAACCCCACCAGCCGCCGCTGTGGACTCAATGACGA TCGAACCTGTGCATGCCAAGGGAAGGACCCAGATACCTGTGGAGCTTCCTTCTCTTTTGGCTGCTCCTGGAGCATGTACTTCAATGGATGCAAGTATGCTCGAAGCAAAAACCCTCGCAAGTTTAGACTTCAGGGAGACCACCCCAAAGAG gAGGACGATCTCAGGGATAACTTCCAAAACTTGGCCACACATGTGGCCCCTATATATAAGCGGCTGGCTCCCCAGGCCTACAGTAACCAG TGTTTAAATGAGAACATTGCTTCAGACTGTCGATTGGGCTTGAAGGAAGGACGGCCATTTTCAGGAGTCACTGCATGCATGGATTTCTGTGCCCATGCTCACAAAGACCAGCATAACCTCCACAATGGCTGCACTgtg GTGTGCACTCTTACAAAAGAGGACAATCGCACAGTGGGCACAATTCCAGAAGATGAGCAGCTGCATGTGCTTCCACTCTACAAAATCTCTCCGACCGATGAATTTGGTAGTGAGGAGAACCAGCGTCTCAAAATGCAAACAGGAGCCATCCAGGTGCTCTCTAACTTCCGGCGAGAGGTTAGAAAACTTCCAGAACCTGCTAAATCCTGCCGACAGCGTCGGCTGGAGGCCAAAAAGGCAGCATCAGAGAAGAAGAACAGGAAATTGCAGCTTGTAGAAACCCCAGAGAAGACTGTCAAAATGGAGATGCACCACGTGGAGTCACCCCATCCTCAGCAAGGCAATAAAG CTATTCCAAAACAAGAGGTGAAACCAACCATCAAAAAAGAGCCTGTCGACCACTTCCAGCCCTTCAATGGAGCCATACATGGCTACCCAGCACTAGGGAACGGCAAGACAACCCCTGATCCCCACAGCATGAGCAGTCCGTTCTCCTACCCTGGTAACTATGCAAGAGGTTGCATCCCTACCAACAGCCAACCTCCTGCACAGAGCCCAATCAACGGCTTTCACCCTAACCTCCAAGAAATACGATACGGTTATTACAACTACCCTCCTAGTGCACTTTTTCCTCCTGAGCTCTTGGGATATGATAAAGGTGTCTGGCCAAAAGCTGGAGATCCCTCTGCCACACCATTTGAACAAAAGCCAGATGTTCACTGTCTCCAAGCCAAACTGGCACAGGCCTATCCCAGCCATCCTGGGCAGTCACAGCAACAAATGGCTGATGCATCCATTCAAGGCTACCCACACCCTTCTGAGGTTTCACAGTCTCCTGTTCCACCCAGCCATACTCCATCATTGTCACTTGAGCAGACCCACCGCTCAACACCTATCATCAAGCAAGAGCCCATGGATGTGCCACTATATGATGGCAGATCAAATGGGCAAGCTCAGAGCTGCCCTAGCACTCCCAGTACCACACCAAAACCTGACAGCTGGCCTGAGCACAAACCAAATGGCAGCATAGTCTCAAAAGGCTGGGATGCAAACATCAGAACTGGTCCAACTAATTCTCCCTTCACTCCAGATAAGCAGAGGCTCCACCAGCAACACCCACACCAACATGAACACCCTCAGTATCCACAGAAGCAACAGTGGAATTCCTATCCCTGCCCTAACACTCTAATGTCATCCCCTGCCCCCTCTCCGTCCCCATCCTTAAAAGGCGGTCCATCACCTGCACCCTCTCCACACCCATCCACACCAAGACAATGGGGTAGCCCTGCCCCTAGTCCACAACCTAAAGCATGGAGTCCTTACGGTCCCATGGGTTACGGCACTGGTGGTATCAGGCAAGGCAACCCTGCTGGTGCTTTCCCTGATAAAATGCTTTCCCAGGCAGGTGGGAATTgtggctctgcacctctgggaCTCCAGGAGAAAGCCTGGAAATCTGGTGGTGCATCAGCAGCAGGCAGCACACCATCTCCGGCACCTGAGGGACGCTTGTTTCCTGATGCACTGCAAAGGTCAAATGGTCAGGGCTGTTGGGACAGTGAGGCAGAGACCCAGAGTGAACGCGATCCTGACGAGGAAGAGGTGTGGTCGGACAGTGAACACAACTTCTTGGATCCCAACATTGGAGGAGTTGCCGTGGCCCCTGCTCATGGCTCTATCTTGATTGAGTGTGCCCGTCGGGAGCTCCATGCCACCACGCCACTTAAAAAGCCTGACCGTTCTCACCCAAGCCGCATATCCCTGGTCTTCTACCAGCACAAGAACCTGAACCAGCCCAGCCACGGTCTGGCTTTGTGGGAATCCAAGATGAAACTGCTGGCCGAGCGAGCACGACAGCGGCAACAAGAAGCAGCTCTTTTGGGTCTCTCACAGGAAGATATTAAGGCCTATGGGAAAAAGCGCAAATGGGCAGCTGGATCAGCAAGCCCATCCCCTGGACAAACCAAGGACAAACGAGACGGTGTGATGACACGAATGGCACCCACACAGCATACCACCACCATAGTCACAGTTTCACCTTACCCGTCCACACAGCTCACTGGTCCTTACAGTCGATTTGTGTGA